A window of Choloepus didactylus isolate mChoDid1 chromosome 23, mChoDid1.pri, whole genome shotgun sequence contains these coding sequences:
- the ISCU gene encoding iron-sulfur cluster assembly enzyme ISCU, mitochondrial — translation MAAAGAGRLRRAASDFLLRSRRLPTRELSAPARLYHKKVVDHYENPRNVGSLDKTSKNVGTGLVGAPACGDVMKLQIQVDEKGKIVDARFKTFGCGSAIASSSLATEWVKGKTVEEALTIKNTDIAKELCLPPVKLHCSMLAEDAIKAALADYKLKQEPKKGETEKQ, via the exons ATGGCGGCGGCCGGAGCGGGCCGTCTCAGGCGGGCTGCGTCGGACTTCCTATTGCGGAGCCGGCGCCTGCCCACCCGGGAACTCTCCGCCCCCGCCCGACTCTATCACAAGAAG GTTGTTGATCATTATGAAAATCCTAGGAATGTGGGGTCCCTTGACAAGACATCTAAAAATGTTGGCACTGGATTAGTGGGGGCTCCAGCTTGTGGTGATGTAATGAAATTACAG ATTCAAGTGGATGAAAAGGGGAAGATTGTGGATGCCAGGTTTAAAACATTTGGCTGTGGTTCTGCAATTGCCTCCAGCTCGTTAGCCACTGAATGGGTAAAAGGGAAAACG GTTGAAGAAGCCTTGACCATCAAAAACACAGATATCGCCAAGGAGCTCTGCCTTCCTCCTGTGAAACTGCACTGCTCTA TGCTGGCTGAAGATGCGATCAAGGCTGCCCTGGCTGATTACAAACTGAAACAAGAAcccaagaaaggagagacagaaaagcaGTGA